From the Paludibacterium paludis genome, one window contains:
- a CDS encoding class I adenylate-forming enzyme family protein — translation MPSLYQTLRQTEAREPSGTAVVVDGRSLSYRDLLDDVHDVVHFLNDNEVKPGDRLLITDGETYPLVKLEIAASYLGLTLIYLEGLTRGSRWELGSIATDAQADWTVGTGKTGVGVEGRGLRYDGAVQTMRNRPLPGEARLADTILVQCYTSGTTGTPKGVCLSERGLLAQGRQVASAMRLHGAARILLDASIIDMVGQLLMLAGIHAGSALIVDAGAHTEVMSLAERHGATHLMLPPYCLAQALRDPDLARRNLASLELIAYGCAPMDRHLLEQAQSRLDCLWLQGYGLTETTGPFCWLHHEEHDAGKGTVGRPAGGVRLEVRDTRGKPVPAGTIGEVWVDSPGNMAGYWDAASASPRSKGKIEAGWLKTGDAGFMNSQGFLTLKGRLDDVVLLGEGFTVYPKELEDVLCAVPGIIELAVAGADDPQGDGQVPVVFFRTEDNTDDTLAALRARIGEALSPIKHPKYLVPAQQAFTRGKNGKVIKQTLLDTLDEARLIPVFHHDLQGAQP, via the coding sequence ATGCCTTCACTTTACCAAACATTACGCCAGACGGAAGCGCGCGAGCCATCCGGTACGGCGGTCGTTGTGGATGGCCGTTCACTCAGTTACCGGGATCTGCTTGACGATGTGCATGACGTGGTGCATTTCCTCAATGACAATGAAGTCAAACCGGGAGACCGCCTGCTCATCACCGATGGCGAGACCTACCCGTTGGTCAAATTGGAAATCGCCGCCAGCTACCTTGGCCTGACCCTGATTTATCTGGAAGGCCTGACACGCGGCAGCCGGTGGGAGCTGGGCAGTATCGCCACGGATGCACAGGCCGACTGGACCGTCGGCACCGGCAAAACCGGAGTCGGCGTCGAAGGACGTGGTCTGCGTTACGATGGCGCCGTCCAGACGATGCGGAATCGGCCGCTTCCCGGGGAAGCCCGCCTTGCCGACACGATTCTTGTGCAGTGCTACACCAGCGGCACCACGGGTACCCCGAAAGGCGTCTGCCTGTCGGAGCGCGGCCTGCTCGCCCAGGGCCGTCAGGTTGCCAGCGCCATGCGCCTGCACGGCGCGGCCAGGATCCTGCTGGACGCGAGCATCATCGATATGGTCGGTCAGTTGCTGATGCTGGCGGGTATTCATGCCGGTTCGGCGCTGATCGTCGATGCAGGGGCCCACACGGAAGTCATGTCGCTGGCCGAGCGCCATGGCGCGACCCACCTGATGCTCCCTCCCTATTGCCTGGCGCAGGCCTTGCGCGACCCCGATCTTGCGCGCCGCAACCTTGCGTCGCTCGAGTTGATAGCCTACGGTTGCGCGCCGATGGACCGCCATTTGCTCGAACAGGCCCAATCCAGACTCGATTGCCTGTGGCTGCAGGGTTACGGCCTGACGGAAACGACCGGCCCTTTCTGCTGGCTGCATCATGAAGAGCACGATGCCGGCAAAGGCACTGTCGGCCGGCCGGCCGGCGGCGTGAGACTGGAGGTCCGCGACACGCGCGGCAAGCCCGTTCCCGCCGGAACGATCGGCGAAGTCTGGGTCGACTCGCCCGGCAACATGGCCGGCTACTGGGACGCGGCCTCCGCGTCCCCGAGGTCGAAAGGAAAAATCGAGGCGGGCTGGCTCAAGACCGGGGACGCGGGATTCATGAACAGCCAGGGCTTTTTGACGCTCAAAGGCCGTCTTGACGACGTGGTGCTGTTGGGCGAGGGATTCACCGTCTACCCCAAAGAGCTCGAAGACGTGCTCTGCGCGGTACCGGGCATTATCGAGCTGGCCGTTGCGGGAGCGGACGACCCGCAAGGCGACGGGCAGGTGCCGGTGGTGTTTTTCCGGACGGAGGACAACACCGACGACACGCTGGCCGCCTTGCGCGCCCGCATCGGGGAAGCGCTCAGCCCCATCAAGCATCCCAAATATCTGGTCCCGGCACAGCAGGCCTTCACCCGGGGGAAGAACGGCAAAGTCATCAAACAGACCTTGCTCGACACCCTCGACGAAGCACGGCTGATCCCTGTTTTCCACCACGACTTGCAAGGTGCGCAACCATGA
- a CDS encoding acyl carrier protein — MDSTFEQHVIAALADYLGVDTADLSLDQHLENDLELDSTEFVCLLVSIEKACKVELAGLRFADMKTVRDIVAAVENRARTLA; from the coding sequence ATGGATTCAACATTTGAACAACATGTGATTGCGGCTCTGGCGGACTATCTCGGCGTCGACACCGCGGACCTCAGCCTCGATCAGCACCTGGAAAATGATCTGGAACTCGACTCCACCGAGTTCGTGTGCCTGTTGGTCTCGATCGAAAAAGCCTGCAAGGTCGAGCTCGCCGGTTTGAGGTTTGCCGACATGAAAACGGTGCGCGATATCGTCGCGGCCGTTGAAAACCGCGCGCGGACCCTTGCCTGA
- a CDS encoding beta-ketoacyl-[acyl-carrier-protein] synthase family protein yields MTTRRAVITGIGLITPQCDDPDFAWHRAIAGQLTTSYKEALGGHAATVSDEQITSGLSVRNARKIDRFSHLGLVAVQRALADAGLDTASLDVWRTGTIVGNCFGGWAYTDRELRHLYQEGGCSREVSPFQATAWFPAAVQGQISLHLGLKGYSKTVMADRASGLVSIGMGARLIETGKLDCAIAGGSEAIDTDFIYAALKTSSDTLSQDGHYAPFSDGAKGFVPAEGACFLILESEERAARRGRQPYAIVESSALRNEPGFDRAMPATHHALEQAMRAAAGNRDVDCVVADGMASVDADRQEIQAIRHAVGARTPITAPKAAFGQLFGAAGALDCALASLMLKKQAMLPFPLHGDSRQDDTRFIQQLTEATLYRVLINGRGFGGCAASLSLTRFS; encoded by the coding sequence ATGACTACACGACGAGCCGTCATCACCGGGATCGGTCTGATCACCCCTCAATGCGATGACCCGGACTTCGCCTGGCATCGGGCAATCGCCGGGCAGCTGACCACCTCCTACAAGGAAGCCCTGGGCGGACACGCGGCCACGGTTTCCGATGAGCAGATCACCTCCGGACTGTCCGTGCGGAACGCCCGGAAAATCGACCGCTTCAGCCATCTTGGCCTGGTTGCGGTGCAACGCGCGCTCGCCGATGCGGGACTCGACACGGCGTCTCTGGATGTCTGGCGCACCGGCACCATCGTCGGCAACTGTTTCGGCGGATGGGCCTATACGGACCGGGAGCTGCGCCACCTGTATCAGGAAGGCGGGTGCTCCCGCGAAGTCAGCCCGTTTCAGGCCACGGCCTGGTTCCCCGCCGCCGTTCAGGGGCAGATATCGCTGCATCTAGGCCTTAAGGGATACAGTAAAACGGTCATGGCCGACAGAGCCAGCGGGCTTGTCAGCATCGGAATGGGCGCCCGACTGATCGAGACAGGGAAGCTGGACTGCGCCATCGCGGGAGGTTCGGAGGCCATCGACACCGACTTCATCTATGCCGCGCTGAAGACATCGTCGGACACACTGAGCCAGGATGGTCATTACGCGCCATTCAGCGACGGGGCCAAAGGATTTGTCCCGGCCGAAGGCGCCTGCTTCCTGATCCTCGAATCCGAAGAGCGGGCGGCCAGGCGCGGACGCCAACCCTATGCGATCGTCGAATCGTCCGCCCTGCGCAACGAACCGGGCTTCGACCGGGCCATGCCCGCCACGCATCACGCGCTGGAGCAGGCCATGCGCGCGGCGGCGGGAAATCGCGATGTGGATTGCGTCGTGGCAGACGGCATGGCCAGCGTCGACGCCGATCGGCAGGAAATTCAGGCGATACGGCATGCGGTCGGGGCCAGGACACCGATAACCGCGCCCAAAGCCGCATTCGGTCAACTGTTCGGCGCGGCGGGGGCGCTCGATTGCGCCCTGGCATCGCTGATGCTGAAAAAGCAGGCCATGTTGCCCTTCCCCCTTCATGGCGATTCCCGGCAAGACGATACCCGTTTCATCCAGCAACTGACAGAAGCGACGTTATATCGCGTTCTCATCAACGGACGCGGCTTTGGCGGTTGTGCGGCAAGCCTTTCTTTGACCCGTTTTTCTTAA